Proteins from a single region of Abyssalbus ytuae:
- a CDS encoding DinB family protein has protein sequence MQSEIYTPKDGFPYYFNLVKDKDLHTLFSSMSTYTFLKSIDEEKAAYRYEPDKWSIKQLVGHITDHERIKMFRAFQLSRNEKVQLWGYDQEFLIENSHFDDLKMSLLVGDFLNVRKASLSFIETLSESQLKKTGWARQYEITLENFLKSIIGHEIHHLNIIKTKYLHNESNYGSIF, from the coding sequence ATGCAAAGCGAGATATATACACCTAAAGATGGTTTCCCTTATTACTTTAACCTGGTAAAAGATAAAGATTTACATACACTTTTTTCTTCAATGTCTACTTATACATTTCTAAAATCAATTGATGAAGAAAAAGCCGCTTATCGGTATGAACCTGACAAATGGAGTATTAAACAACTGGTAGGTCATATAACCGACCATGAAAGAATAAAAATGTTCAGAGCTTTTCAATTGAGCAGAAATGAAAAAGTACAACTATGGGGTTACGACCAGGAATTTTTAATAGAAAATAGTCATTTTGATGACTTAAAAATGAGCCTCCTGGTAGGTGATTTTTTAAATGTGAGGAAAGCCTCCTTAAGTTTCATCGAAACCTTATCAGAAAGTCAATTGAAAAAAACGGGATGGGCTCGTCAATACGAAATCACACTTGAAAATTTTCTTAAATCAATTATTGGCCATGAGATACATCATTTAAATATTATTAAAACAAAATATTTACATAACGAAAGCAACTATGGTTCAATCTTTTAA
- a CDS encoding DNA-methyltransferase, which yields MKIEINKIYNENSKKGLKKLPSNSIDCCVTSPPYWGLRDYGVDDQIGLENTPDEFVKNIVEVFNEVYRVLKEDGTLWLIIGDSYAGSGKGAVTHPDTNNKWKQGTNIGISHSSGKKKLIHHFNSNCYKPKDLIGIPWMVAFALRNSGWYLRQDIIWSKPNPMPESVKDRCTKSHEYIFLLSKSQKYYYDNDSIKTPIKDATVRRVIQDIENQKGSTRVPGKINGNMKAVFPKRKPRPSDNKKGNQGTGGIPIGLNGSSFKNHNNFLNENGELIHGSKANKKSVWEITTKGYKEAHFATYPEKLIVDCIKAGCKENGIVLDPFMGAGTTALVAKKLNRNYLGFELNPEYVDISEKRLRKELGLFS from the coding sequence ATGAAAATTGAGATTAACAAAATATATAATGAAAATTCAAAAAAAGGGTTGAAAAAATTACCTTCTAATTCGATTGATTGTTGTGTTACTTCACCACCTTATTGGGGCCTAAGGGATTATGGTGTGGATGATCAAATAGGTTTAGAAAATACACCAGATGAATTTGTAAAAAATATAGTAGAGGTATTTAATGAGGTATATAGAGTATTAAAAGAAGATGGTACCCTTTGGTTAATAATAGGGGATAGTTATGCAGGATCAGGTAAAGGTGCAGTAACTCATCCAGATACAAATAATAAATGGAAGCAAGGTACAAATATTGGTATTTCACATTCTTCAGGTAAAAAAAAATTAATACATCATTTTAATTCAAATTGTTACAAACCAAAGGATTTAATTGGAATTCCATGGATGGTAGCTTTTGCATTAAGAAATTCAGGATGGTATTTAAGACAGGATATTATATGGTCAAAACCAAACCCAATGCCTGAAAGTGTTAAAGATAGGTGCACAAAATCGCATGAATATATTTTTTTATTGTCGAAATCTCAAAAATATTATTATGATAATGATTCTATTAAAACACCTATAAAGGATGCAACTGTAAGAAGGGTTATTCAGGACATAGAAAACCAAAAAGGAAGTACAAGAGTCCCTGGTAAAATTAATGGAAATATGAAAGCAGTTTTCCCTAAACGTAAGCCGCGTCCTTCTGATAACAAAAAAGGTAATCAAGGTACAGGAGGTATTCCGATTGGGCTAAATGGTTCTTCTTTTAAAAATCATAATAATTTTTTAAATGAAAATGGTGAGTTAATTCATGGATCAAAGGCAAATAAAAAGTCAGTATGGGAAATTACAACTAAAGGTTATAAAGAAGCTCATTTTGCTACCTACCCTGAAAAGTTAATTGTTGATTGTATCAAAGCAGGATGTAAAGAAAATGGAATTGTTTTGGATCCTTTTATGGGAGCTGGAACAACTGCCTTAGTTGCAAAAAAATTAAATCGTAATTATTTAGGATTTGAATTAAATCCTGAATATGTAGATATATCCGAAAAGAGATTAAGAAAAGAATTAGGTCTTTTCTCTTAA
- a CDS encoding DinB family protein translates to MVQSFNEVIWRQFGASIDMLENAIKLCPLEFWDTEKKFWYISYHCLFWLDYYLTLDPINFEPPLPFTLSEFDPYGTMPNRTYTKEELISYLQYCRKKCYDLVSAITEEIANSRWINDYKDYSVFEILLYNMRHVQHHSAQLNLLLRQEINDAPGWVSVAK, encoded by the coding sequence ATGGTTCAATCTTTTAATGAAGTGATTTGGAGACAATTCGGGGCTAGTATTGATATGCTTGAAAATGCAATTAAACTTTGTCCTCTTGAATTTTGGGATACCGAAAAGAAATTCTGGTATATATCTTATCATTGTTTGTTCTGGTTAGATTATTACCTTACACTTGACCCAATAAATTTTGAACCTCCATTACCATTTACCTTATCAGAATTTGACCCTTATGGTACAATGCCAAACCGGACATATACAAAAGAAGAACTGATCTCTTATTTACAATACTGCAGGAAGAAATGTTATGATTTGGTGTCCGCTATAACCGAAGAAATTGCAAATTCACGTTGGATAAATGATTATAAAGACTATTCAGTTTTCGAAATTTTACTTTACAATATGCGGCATGTGCAACATCACTCAGCACAGCTTAATTTGCTTCTTCGACAAGAAATAAATGATGCTCCCGGGTGGGTTTCTGTAGCAAAATAA
- a CDS encoding phosphatase PAP2 family protein, with the protein MRELLYTSIFLIASVVLAQENNFLPDRSDKNVWEDFTYDMGNVFQGVGYTYTRPLHWKKNDFLKLGGVVAGTLTIYAFDDNIQRELRSHESEVPDVLLDYGWYAGSPQNNYGFTGAVYLTGLFSRNEKLRRTGVLLISSATATGLIQQLTKSAVGRARPGTGFGKNHFRPFGGSAAYRSFPSGHGVLTFTNAHVIAKQFRNPWVKAGIYTIGIIPGISRIYADAHWASDVFLSWAMSYFVVEAIDIYLDSKYNEKYNDTKRNKTSLSLTFNGNAVGARFLF; encoded by the coding sequence ATGAGAGAACTACTTTACACAAGTATTTTTTTAATCGCCAGTGTGGTATTAGCCCAGGAAAACAATTTTTTACCAGACCGTTCCGATAAAAATGTATGGGAGGATTTTACCTATGATATGGGAAACGTTTTTCAGGGTGTGGGATATACTTATACCCGACCCTTACACTGGAAGAAAAATGACTTTTTAAAGTTGGGTGGCGTAGTGGCTGGTACTTTAACTATATATGCTTTTGATGATAATATTCAACGGGAATTAAGAAGTCACGAATCCGAAGTCCCAGATGTGTTATTGGATTACGGTTGGTATGCCGGTAGTCCTCAAAACAATTACGGATTTACGGGGGCTGTTTATCTTACCGGATTATTCAGCCGAAACGAAAAACTGAGACGTACGGGCGTACTTTTAATATCATCGGCCACAGCCACGGGGCTGATCCAACAACTTACAAAATCTGCCGTAGGCCGTGCACGCCCCGGAACCGGTTTTGGCAAGAACCATTTTCGCCCTTTTGGCGGTAGTGCGGCTTACAGATCATTTCCTTCAGGCCATGGGGTACTTACCTTTACCAATGCCCATGTAATTGCCAAGCAATTCAGGAATCCCTGGGTAAAGGCTGGTATTTATACCATAGGTATCATTCCCGGTATTTCACGGATATATGCCGATGCTCATTGGGCAAGTGATGTTTTTCTAAGCTGGGCTATGAGCTATTTCGTAGTTGAAGCCATAGATATTTACCTGGATAGCAAATACAACGAAAAATATAACGACACAAAACGTAATAAAACCTCACTCAGTCTAACTTTTAATGGCAACGCTGTGGGTGCCAGATTCCTTTTTTAA
- a CDS encoding SDR family oxidoreductase: MAGRNRNPEEMENLKGKVVAVTGASSGMGKAIAIELAKNGVKVVLGARRAEQLQQLVEEIESKDGEATFTKIDVKNKADLVRLIDTAVEQYGKLDVIVNNAGVSQLSRIDELDIEGWEEMIDINLKGVLYGMAAAIPVFKQQQSGHIVNIISTAGIKIVPMQGVYAGTKNAIRTIAESFRQESNGNIRITGISPGFVKTDFAKNIKNEEMKTTIQKGMEQIAISPIAIANAVIFAISQPNDVEIGDIVIRPSKQN; this comes from the coding sequence TTGGCCGGAAGAAACAGAAATCCAGAAGAAATGGAAAATCTTAAAGGAAAAGTAGTAGCCGTTACAGGTGCAAGTAGCGGTATGGGAAAAGCCATTGCAATAGAATTAGCAAAAAACGGTGTAAAAGTTGTTTTAGGAGCAAGACGAGCAGAACAATTACAACAACTCGTTGAAGAAATAGAAAGTAAAGATGGGGAAGCCACCTTTACTAAAATTGATGTGAAGAACAAAGCCGATTTAGTCCGGTTGATAGATACAGCCGTTGAGCAATACGGAAAATTAGATGTTATTGTAAACAACGCAGGGGTTAGTCAATTAAGCCGCATTGACGAATTGGATATTGAAGGTTGGGAAGAAATGATTGACATTAACCTAAAAGGAGTTTTGTATGGAATGGCGGCTGCAATTCCCGTTTTCAAACAACAACAATCGGGACATATAGTCAATATTATTTCTACGGCAGGAATAAAGATTGTGCCAATGCAAGGCGTTTATGCAGGAACTAAAAATGCTATTCGCACTATTGCAGAATCGTTTCGGCAAGAGTCAAACGGAAACATACGCATTACAGGCATTTCGCCAGGATTTGTGAAAACAGATTTTGCGAAGAACATAAAAAACGAAGAAATGAAAACAACTATCCAAAAAGGAATGGAACAAATTGCCATAAGTCCCATAGCTATTGCCAATGCTGTAATTTTTGCAATAAGCCAACCAAACGATGTCGAAATTGGCGACATTGTTATTCGTCCGTCAAAACAAAATTGA
- a CDS encoding DNA cytosine methyltransferase — protein sequence MVKEFVIDLFCGAGGTSEGVHLANCDSKVIACVNHDQKAIESHRLNHPYAKHFIEDIRNPEVVWFLKLRVDALRKLYPDCIITIWASLECTNFSKAKGGLPKEADSRTLANHLFMYLEAIKPDFLMIENVIEFMAWGPLDENGKPISKDKGKDYLKWVDTVKGYGYTFDWKKLNAADFGAFTSRLRYFAQFAKDDLPISWPDPTHSKSPSKQPGLFGNPLKKWKAVKEVLDLENEGKSIFDRKKPLVENTLKRIYAGLVKFVANGDDSFIKKYYSGRPAGKVISINGPAGTVTTVAGQGLVKCDFLLKYNSTNKNGKYNPPGIDEPSPVVATQNRLGIVNANFLQSYYGNGNSHSINEPCPTVSTKDRFSKITPEFLLDYQYNTNAHSLDNPSPTIVTKDKFAKVKPQFMVNSYNGGGQTSDIENPAPTVTNVPKSNLASCKFIEQQYGNSKPSSIENPSGAITQNPKFALVSTEPWLMETSFKNKGRSINEPSPPVLASRKHHYILNPQFNNKGNSIDIPCPTIIARQDKKPLGLISCEIGTGFLIPVYDDDCETMVKIKMFMAYSGIVDIKMRMLLVKELLRIQGFPEDYKLVGNQTEQKKFIGNSVEVTTAKKLFESHHNSLTEHLKDKIAA from the coding sequence ATGGTAAAGGAATTTGTAATAGATCTATTTTGTGGGGCCGGAGGTACTTCTGAGGGCGTTCATCTGGCTAATTGTGACAGCAAGGTAATAGCTTGCGTTAACCATGATCAAAAGGCTATTGAGAGCCACCGGTTAAACCATCCATACGCAAAACATTTTATTGAGGATATTAGAAACCCGGAAGTGGTATGGTTCTTGAAACTTCGTGTTGATGCCCTTAGAAAACTTTATCCGGATTGCATTATTACTATTTGGGCATCACTTGAATGCACTAATTTCAGTAAAGCTAAAGGAGGGTTACCCAAAGAGGCAGACAGTAGGACATTAGCTAATCATTTGTTTATGTACTTAGAAGCAATTAAACCTGATTTTTTGATGATTGAAAATGTAATTGAATTTATGGCATGGGGCCCGCTTGATGAGAATGGAAAACCTATTTCAAAAGATAAGGGTAAGGATTATTTAAAATGGGTAGATACTGTAAAAGGATATGGTTATACCTTTGACTGGAAAAAATTAAATGCTGCTGATTTTGGGGCTTTCACTTCACGTTTGAGATATTTTGCCCAATTCGCTAAAGATGATTTACCTATTTCATGGCCTGATCCAACTCATTCAAAAAGTCCATCAAAGCAACCTGGATTATTTGGGAATCCATTAAAAAAATGGAAAGCTGTTAAAGAGGTATTGGATTTGGAAAATGAAGGTAAATCAATTTTTGATAGAAAAAAACCTTTAGTTGAGAATACTCTTAAACGGATTTATGCCGGGTTAGTGAAATTTGTTGCAAATGGTGATGATAGTTTTATTAAAAAGTATTATTCAGGACGTCCTGCAGGAAAAGTAATAAGCATTAATGGACCTGCCGGAACGGTAACAACAGTAGCCGGTCAGGGTTTAGTGAAATGTGATTTTTTGTTAAAATATAATTCAACAAATAAAAATGGTAAATATAATCCTCCGGGCATTGACGAACCTAGTCCTGTAGTTGCAACGCAAAACAGGTTAGGAATTGTTAACGCAAATTTTTTACAAAGCTATTATGGTAACGGAAATTCACACAGCATTAATGAACCATGCCCAACAGTATCAACAAAAGATCGTTTTTCTAAAATTACCCCCGAATTTCTTTTGGATTATCAGTACAATACAAATGCACATTCATTAGATAACCCTTCACCTACGATAGTTACAAAAGATAAATTTGCAAAGGTGAAACCTCAATTTATGGTTAACAGCTATAATGGAGGTGGCCAAACGTCAGATATTGAGAACCCTGCACCAACGGTAACAAATGTTCCGAAATCAAATTTAGCCAGTTGTAAATTTATTGAACAGCAATATGGAAACTCAAAACCTTCAAGTATAGAGAATCCATCCGGGGCCATAACACAAAATCCAAAATTTGCATTGGTTTCAACTGAGCCATGGTTAATGGAAACATCTTTCAAAAATAAAGGAAGATCTATTAATGAACCTTCCCCCCCTGTTTTAGCTAGTAGAAAACATCATTACATTTTGAATCCCCAATTCAATAATAAAGGAAATAGTATTGACATACCTTGCCCGACAATAATTGCCCGACAGGACAAAAAACCACTTGGACTTATTTCCTGTGAAATTGGTACGGGTTTCTTAATACCGGTTTATGATGATGATTGCGAAACAATGGTAAAAATTAAAATGTTCATGGCGTATTCCGGAATAGTTGATATTAAAATGCGAATGCTGCTTGTTAAAGAGCTTTTGAGAATACAGGGATTTCCTGAAGATTATAAATTAGTTGGGAACCAAACTGAACAAAAAAAATTCATTGGAAATTCAGTTGAAGTTACTACAGCAAAAAAATTATTTGAATCGCATCATAATAGTCTTACAGAACATTTAAAAGACAAAATAGCAGCTTAA
- a CDS encoding tyrosine-type recombinase/integrase, which translates to MSVSARQVVNRAVNNCGINKNITLHILRYSYATHLLEDGTDIRFIQELLGDNNPKTTMIYTHVSTTSLEKIKSPFDDFNI; encoded by the coding sequence ATCTCTGTAAGCGCAAGGCAAGTTGTCAATAGAGCAGTAAATAACTGTGGTATTAATAAAAATATAACGCTTCATATTTTGCGTTACAGTTACGCAACACATTTATTGGAAGACGGTACAGATATCAGATTTATACAAGAGCTCTTAGGAGATAATAACCCTAAAACTACCATGATTTACACACATGTAAGTACAACTAGTTTAGAAAAAATTAAAAGTCCTTTTGATGATTTTAATATTTGA
- a CDS encoding tyrosine-type recombinase/integrase translates to MFFPSQKSGFFKNSSVKTIKIQLFLNDVKLLLSSIKSVKYKTLLNLIYSCGLRISEAINLKINSVDLQRILLYVIVDLIKKYVNNTVLRLFFLRDKKNRNTSL, encoded by the coding sequence TTGTTTTTTCCATCTCAAAAATCCGGATTTTTCAAAAACTCATCTGTAAAAACTATAAAAATACAGTTATTTTTGAATGATGTAAAACTACTATTATCTTCAATAAAAAGTGTTAAATACAAAACTTTACTTAACCTTATCTATTCCTGCGGATTAAGAATTAGTGAAGCCATAAATTTAAAAATCAATTCAGTTGATCTACAAAGAATTTTATTATATGTTATAGTTGATTTAATCAAAAAGTATGTAAACAATACAGTCCTAAGGCTTTTCTTTTTGAGGGATAAAAAAAACCGCAATACATCTCTGTAA
- a CDS encoding helix-turn-helix domain-containing protein: MEINGETIRQRRRELDWTQSDLADKIGVSITTIQNYEAGKQIPSSKKGVIKRILFEDNQPVDYMDQVRSQLDNVGIENISWYIAKNEEEFFKDKVFENIVIKRAYKMAIELLKGK; encoded by the coding sequence TTGGAGATTAACGGAGAGACAATAAGACAAAGAAGGCGTGAACTGGATTGGACGCAATCAGATTTAGCCGATAAAATAGGGGTAAGCATAACCACCATACAAAATTATGAAGCTGGCAAACAAATACCATCCAGCAAAAAAGGAGTAATTAAAAGGATTCTTTTTGAGGATAACCAACCCGTTGATTACATGGATCAGGTCCGTTCACAACTTGACAATGTGGGAATAGAAAATATAAGTTGGTATATTGCAAAAAATGAAGAAGAATTTTTCAAGGATAAGGTATTTGAAAATATAGTAATTAAAAGGGCTTATAAAATGGCTATCGAGTTGCTAAAGGGTAAATAA
- a CDS encoding helix-turn-helix domain-containing protein — MQQQSTIHHIKSISQLVRELELPAPFHPLITMIDFNNISTEAFPKGQKISLDFYKISFKPTFNGQIKYGQGYYDFEEGGLAFLKPKQIVFSPEGSEDYEGFALYFHSDFIRNYPLGKTINQYGFFSYNVSEALFLSAKEKEIISSLFFSIANELDNNIDSFSQDVLVSQIELLLNYCNRFYNRQFITRKAINHDIITSLDKLLHNYFEEENSLNNGLPSVKYISTQLQLSQRYLSDMLRSLTGLNTQQYIQNTIIEKAKEKLSTTNLSVSEIAYELGFEHSQSFSKLFKAKTNLSPLEFRQLFN; from the coding sequence ATGCAACAACAATCAACCATACATCATATTAAAAGCATATCGCAACTTGTACGGGAACTGGAACTTCCTGCACCATTCCACCCTTTAATTACAATGATTGATTTCAATAATATTTCTACTGAAGCGTTTCCAAAAGGGCAAAAAATAAGCCTTGATTTTTACAAAATTTCCTTTAAGCCTACATTCAACGGGCAAATAAAATATGGGCAAGGATATTACGATTTTGAAGAAGGCGGATTGGCATTTCTGAAGCCTAAACAAATCGTTTTTTCACCGGAAGGCTCAGAAGACTATGAAGGTTTTGCTTTGTATTTTCATTCGGACTTTATACGAAACTATCCATTAGGAAAAACTATAAATCAATATGGCTTTTTCTCTTACAATGTTTCGGAAGCCTTGTTTTTATCGGCAAAAGAAAAAGAAATCATATCCAGCTTATTTTTTTCAATAGCCAATGAACTAGATAACAATATTGATAGTTTCAGTCAAGATGTTTTGGTGTCGCAAATAGAATTATTGTTGAATTACTGCAATCGTTTTTATAACAGACAATTTATTACCAGGAAAGCAATTAATCACGACATTATAACTTCATTGGACAAACTTTTACACAACTATTTTGAAGAAGAAAACAGCTTGAATAACGGATTGCCCTCTGTAAAATATATCAGCACACAATTACAACTATCACAACGCTATTTAAGCGATATGCTGCGATCCTTGACAGGGCTGAACACCCAGCAATACATTCAGAACACAATCATAGAAAAAGCCAAAGAAAAATTATCTACGACAAATCTTTCTGTTTCGGAAATTGCTTACGAATTGGGTTTTGAACATTCTCAATCATTCAGCAAACTTTTCAAGGCCAAGACAAATCTTTCTCCTTTGGAGTTCAGACAATTGTTTAACTAA
- a CDS encoding Rha family transcriptional regulator: protein MNLVIEYKGKSCTTSRLISEKFNKQHKDVLKSIRNLQCSNEFIRRNFALSSYMNDQNRKMPEYVITKDGFSFLVMGFTGTHAAKFKEDYINAFNEMEARLRNSISSMSRADLLRLALRQEEEKERLLIQTKHQEKQLKESAHKVQFHDKVLNSNSTYNINLIAKELGMSAVTLNRLLNEKRIQYKQNGTWVLYEKYQNRGYTKTKTYTYTDSNGNQLTSVLTVWTELGRKFIHFSVSNDFLLRKVN from the coding sequence ATGAATTTAGTAATTGAATACAAAGGAAAATCCTGTACAACCTCCAGGTTGATCTCAGAGAAATTTAACAAACAACACAAAGATGTGTTGAAATCGATCCGTAACCTGCAATGTAGTAATGAATTTATACGGCGAAATTTTGCGCTGTCCTCCTATATGAATGATCAAAACAGGAAAATGCCAGAATATGTAATTACTAAAGATGGTTTTTCTTTTTTAGTAATGGGTTTTACCGGTACTCATGCAGCTAAATTCAAAGAAGATTATATAAATGCCTTCAATGAAATGGAAGCCAGGTTAAGAAATTCTATTTCCAGTATGAGCAGGGCCGACCTTTTAAGGCTGGCATTAAGGCAGGAGGAAGAAAAAGAAAGGCTTTTAATTCAAACTAAACACCAGGAAAAACAATTAAAGGAATCAGCGCATAAGGTTCAATTTCATGATAAAGTTTTAAATTCTAACAGTACATATAATATTAATTTAATCGCTAAAGAACTAGGAATGAGTGCTGTAACCTTAAACCGGTTACTTAATGAAAAAAGAATTCAGTATAAACAAAACGGAACCTGGGTACTTTACGAAAAATATCAAAATAGAGGTTATACAAAAACCAAAACATATACTTATACAGACAGCAACGGAAACCAGTTAACAAGTGTTTTAACAGTTTGGACCGAATTAGGAAGGAAGTTTATTCACTTCAGCGTATCAAATGATTTTTTATTAAGGAAAGTAAATTAA
- a CDS encoding helix-turn-helix domain-containing protein has translation MLDIHYIINEVCKQFNITYEQVIIKSNKPKYVIPRNFCCFFLKKYTLLNDREVGKLIKRDRTSVISILKRIFNDVDTNYKIKMKFDYLDEHFSEVQKKDEVSKNEVTFIITYKFHENEFEDEIICEYREDFTDQFQSILHHLPEMFFENHHKHIQPVNIINISDFSIINIQNKK, from the coding sequence ATGTTAGATATTCATTATATAATAAATGAAGTTTGTAAACAATTCAATATTACATACGAACAGGTTATTATAAAAAGTAATAAACCTAAGTATGTGATCCCACGTAATTTTTGTTGTTTTTTTTTAAAAAAATATACTCTTCTTAATGATAGAGAAGTAGGTAAATTAATAAAAAGGGACCGAACTTCTGTGATTAGTATTTTAAAAAGAATATTCAATGATGTTGATACCAATTATAAAATTAAAATGAAATTTGATTACCTGGATGAACATTTTTCAGAAGTTCAAAAAAAAGATGAAGTAAGTAAAAATGAAGTAACATTTATTATCACTTACAAGTTTCATGAAAATGAATTTGAAGATGAAATAATCTGTGAATATCGTGAGGATTTTACTGATCAGTTTCAATCTATATTGCATCACCTTCCTGAAATGTTTTTTGAAAATCATCATAAGCACATACAACCGGTTAACATAATTAATATTAGTGATTTTTCAATAATTAATATTCAAAATAAAAAATAA
- a CDS encoding helix-turn-helix transcriptional regulator: MKNYISINISYLRAKTGLKQKDFGNLFGVSGSVISSYNSGTIPPIEFIQKLCSHFKIPIDDFINKELSSIPVNPVIDVKEQFLQYEKNIQAYEDLIKAKDELISEKQALINELREQINKLDKLVEIQNVLLNQNNILPSK; encoded by the coding sequence TTGAAAAATTATATTTCTATAAACATTTCCTATTTGAGAGCTAAAACAGGTTTAAAACAAAAGGATTTTGGTAATTTATTTGGCGTTAGTGGTTCTGTTATTAGTTCTTATAATTCCGGAACTATTCCACCTATAGAATTTATACAAAAACTCTGCTCTCATTTTAAAATACCTATTGATGACTTTATAAACAAAGAACTAAGCTCTATACCCGTTAACCCTGTCATTGATGTTAAAGAACAATTCCTGCAATATGAAAAAAACATTCAGGCCTATGAGGACCTTATAAAAGCTAAAGATGAATTAATCAGTGAAAAACAAGCCCTTATTAATGAACTACGTGAGCAAATAAACAAACTGGATAAGTTGGTTGAAATACAAAATGTTTTGTTAAACCAAAACAATATTTTGCCTTCCAAGTAG
- a CDS encoding aldo/keto reductase, with protein MQKRKLGNLEVSALGFGCMGLSHGYGNQPDRKDAIRVIRSAVEQGFTFFDTAEIYGPFTNEDIVGEALEPFKGEVVIATKFGFKNGSEVGVLDSSPKRIREMVEASLKRLRIDCIDLLYQHRPDPKVPMEEVAGTVKDLIKEGKAKHFGLSEAGIEDIRIAHAIQPVTALQSEYSLWHREPEDEIFPVLEELGIGFVSFSPLGRGFLTGKINADTEFAKDDFRSLYPRFQKENIEANQAFVNLLNRVAKDRNASTAQVALAWIMAQKPWIVPIPGTTKEARMKENAGAADLILTDAEVEMISEEVKSLEVKGHRWPEETEIQKKWKILKEK; from the coding sequence ATGCAAAAAAGAAAATTAGGAAATTTAGAAGTTTCAGCCCTTGGTTTTGGGTGTATGGGACTTAGCCATGGCTATGGGAATCAGCCTGATCGTAAAGATGCTATTCGTGTTATCCGTTCAGCCGTTGAGCAAGGTTTTACTTTCTTTGATACGGCAGAAATTTACGGACCTTTTACTAACGAGGACATTGTTGGAGAAGCCTTAGAACCATTTAAGGGAGAAGTCGTTATTGCCACAAAATTTGGTTTCAAAAACGGTTCAGAAGTAGGTGTGCTTGACAGCAGCCCAAAACGAATTCGAGAAATGGTAGAGGCATCTTTAAAGCGCCTTCGCATAGATTGTATCGACCTTCTTTACCAGCACCGCCCGGACCCTAAAGTGCCAATGGAAGAGGTTGCCGGGACTGTTAAGGATTTGATTAAGGAGGGTAAGGCCAAGCATTTTGGATTGTCTGAGGCTGGAATCGAGGACATTCGCATAGCCCACGCAATCCAACCTGTAACTGCACTTCAAAGCGAATATTCACTTTGGCACCGCGAACCGGAAGATGAAATTTTTCCTGTCCTTGAAGAACTTGGGATTGGATTTGTCTCGTTCAGTCCACTCGGTCGAGGTTTCTTAACCGGTAAAATTAATGCAGATACAGAGTTCGCAAAAGACGACTTTCGCAGTCTCTATCCCCGATTTCAGAAAGAAAACATAGAAGCCAATCAGGCTTTCGTTAATCTTCTAAATCGTGTTGCAAAAGATAGAAATGCTTCAACCGCTCAAGTAGCCCTGGCGTGGATTATGGCACAAAAGCCCTGGATAGTGCCGATTCCAGGTACTACAAAAGAAGCTCGAATGAAAGAGAACGCGGGTGCGGCTGACCTGATTTTGACGGATGCTGAAGTGGAAATGATATCTGAAGAGGTAAAAAGTCTTGAGGTCAAAGGTCATCGTTGGCCGGAAGAAACAGAAATCCAGAAGAAATGGAAAATCTTAAAGGAAAAGTAG